Proteins encoded within one genomic window of uncultured Desulfobacter sp.:
- a CDS encoding DUF134 domain-containing protein gives MPRPKRPRCISSKPAIKGFKPRGTMETGEVILSLEEFEVLKLIDYEGMDQSGAAQVMDVSRQTVGRVLKTARYKIAESLVTAKRLTVQGGCYEMRGRGKGRGWRHGCRNPQER, from the coding sequence ATGCCAAGACCCAAGCGACCCAGATGTATTTCATCCAAACCGGCCATTAAAGGCTTCAAGCCCAGAGGAACGATGGAGACCGGAGAGGTTATTCTGTCCTTGGAAGAATTTGAAGTCCTTAAACTCATAGATTATGAGGGCATGGACCAATCTGGCGCTGCGCAGGTGATGGATGTTTCCCGACAAACCGTTGGAAGAGTTTTGAAAACCGCGCGCTATAAAATCGCGGAATCTCTGGTGACAGCCAAACGGCTGACCGTTCAGGGCGGTTGCTATGAGATGCGGGGCCGGGGAAAGGGCAGGGGGTGGCGGCATGGGTGCAGAAATCCCCAGGAACGTTAA
- a CDS encoding pyridoxal phosphate-dependent aminotransferase, which produces MYISKNIESLRYSVIREMSQVAAQYEDVISLGIGEPDFDTPAPIIEKAFEDARKGHTHYTHAKGHPELIEKLSCCLSKDLGKSVPPECIIVTHGAMNGLANAFRTLMDPGDEIIVVEPHFPDYLAHITLAHAVPKFVPSGFDKGFLPDPADIEAAITSKTKIILINSPNNPTGTVVPKSLLEEIAAIAQAHDICVVSDEVYDRICFEGRAASIYNCPGMENHSLVINSFSKTYAMTGWRVGFAYGPQPVIDQMVKVGNYAIACASSVSQRAALAALDTPDEVIKQMSDTFERRMDLVCSRLEAMPGVRVNRPKGSFYVFADISSITNQSRQFALDLIKEEKVVVVPGYPFGLSCEGCIRIACTIGREKLSEAMDRLARFLAVRRH; this is translated from the coding sequence TTGTATATTTCTAAAAACATTGAATCTTTGCGATACAGCGTAATACGGGAAATGAGTCAAGTCGCAGCCCAGTATGAAGATGTCATTTCACTTGGCATCGGCGAACCTGACTTTGATACCCCGGCCCCCATTATCGAGAAAGCCTTTGAAGATGCCCGGAAAGGCCATACCCACTATACCCACGCCAAAGGCCATCCTGAGCTCATCGAAAAATTGTCCTGTTGCCTGTCAAAGGACCTTGGCAAATCCGTTCCCCCTGAGTGCATCATTGTCACCCATGGGGCCATGAACGGCCTTGCAAACGCCTTTAGGACCCTTATGGATCCAGGGGATGAAATCATTGTTGTCGAGCCCCATTTCCCGGATTACCTGGCCCACATTACCCTGGCCCATGCCGTTCCCAAATTTGTGCCTTCGGGATTTGATAAAGGGTTTTTACCAGATCCGGCCGACATTGAAGCGGCCATCACATCAAAAACAAAAATTATTTTGATCAACTCGCCCAATAATCCCACAGGCACGGTGGTTCCCAAAAGCCTTTTGGAAGAGATCGCAGCCATTGCCCAGGCCCATGATATTTGTGTGGTGTCTGATGAGGTGTATGACCGTATCTGCTTTGAAGGCCGGGCCGCATCCATTTATAATTGTCCGGGGATGGAGAACCATTCCCTTGTAATTAATTCTTTTTCCAAAACCTATGCCATGACCGGATGGCGGGTGGGATTTGCCTATGGGCCCCAACCTGTCATTGATCAGATGGTAAAAGTGGGTAACTACGCCATAGCCTGTGCGTCCAGTGTGAGCCAGCGAGCAGCCCTTGCGGCCCTGGATACGCCGGATGAGGTGATTAAACAGATGTCCGATACCTTTGAACGCCGGATGGATCTGGTCTGTTCGCGGCTTGAAGCCATGCCGGGGGTTCGGGTCAATCGACCCAAAGGCAGTTTTTACGTATTTGCCGACATCTCCAGCATCACCAACCAATCCAGGCAATTTGCCCTGGATCTGATAAAAGAGGAAAAAGTCGTGGTGGTACCCGGATACCCATTCGGGCTATCCTGTGAGGGGTGTATCCGCATTGCCTGTACTATAGGCCGAGAAAAACTTTCTGAAGCCATGGATCGCCTGGCGCGGTTTCTTGCCGTAAGAAGGCATTGA
- a CDS encoding metal-dependent transcriptional regulator → MNSEHTLSESLEDYLEVILELQIMNTVARSKDIAERLNIKCGSVTGTLKKLADRKLINYEPYGYITLTPKGDKIAKEITTRHNVFKHFLFKHVELDENVAEQTACRMEHAMNHKNFMKFKAFVRKLDA, encoded by the coding sequence ATGAACAGCGAACACACCCTTTCCGAAAGCCTTGAAGACTATCTTGAAGTCATACTGGAACTTCAGATTATGAATACGGTTGCCCGGTCAAAAGATATTGCCGAAAGACTGAATATTAAATGCGGCTCCGTGACCGGTACACTTAAAAAACTGGCTGACCGAAAACTGATCAATTATGAACCGTACGGCTATATCACCTTGACCCCCAAAGGAGATAAAATCGCAAAAGAGATTACAACACGTCATAATGTGTTCAAGCATTTTTTATTTAAACATGTGGAGCTTGATGAAAATGTTGCAGAACAAACCGCGTGCCGCATGGAGCATGCCATGAACCATAAAAATTTTATGAAATTCAAAGCGTTTGTTCGAAAATTGGATGCCTGA
- a CDS encoding class I SAM-dependent methyltransferase produces the protein MNPHEMDENPCLTRSLVHDLNESPVLPYEDAGFDHAVCSLSVEYLTHPVTVFKEVARVLKPGGRFIVSFSNRWFPEKSISLWENLHEFERVGLVMAFFDSAGCFKDLETRSVRGYPRPLDDTHINKTLMSDPVYVVAGTVI, from the coding sequence ATGAACCCACATGAAATGGATGAAAATCCGTGTCTGACGCGATCATTGGTCCATGATCTTAACGAATCCCCTGTGCTGCCTTACGAAGATGCTGGGTTTGACCATGCCGTCTGTTCCCTATCAGTAGAATACCTAACCCATCCTGTGACAGTATTTAAAGAGGTGGCCCGGGTTTTGAAACCCGGCGGCCGATTCATTGTCTCTTTTTCCAACCGGTGGTTTCCGGAAAAGAGCATTTCCCTTTGGGAGAATCTTCATGAGTTTGAACGGGTCGGGCTGGTGATGGCGTTCTTTGACAGCGCCGGTTGTTTTAAAGATCTTGAAACCCGATCGGTCCGGGGATACCCACGCCCCCTTGACGATACACACATCAATAAAACCCTCATGTCTGATCCGGTCTATGTCGTTGCCGGGACTGTGATTTAA
- a CDS encoding ATP-binding protein → MSDKPSYEMLEQQIKQLERSVQGARRAELINRTLFYIASDLNSCDSLADLYASIYKRVSDLMDISNFFIAIYHRDQKSIQYVFRRDQQSDLSPEWIYNFSEKPSLTGDVIINKAPLLLDEQQLMDLEAKGRVIGRLPKNWLGIPLMVKDEVIGVMAVKSYTNAVKYNQSHVELLSFVSDTIATAIKKKQAENELSKAKERLVRSQKLEAIATLAGGIAHDFNNTLSVTLGNINLAQMAAASGAIRGYLDDAEQSVLQAKNLAAKFVIFSSSSTVGIKTHIDLTGFINATLDQLKQEKNIVSLLEVSDLPPVIEADREALNEALKNVVINASEAMDNKHPVKVTAQLYGKRKGMIVISVTDQGRGIKSDDLEKIFNPYFSTKPKGGNRGTGLGLSIAWAIVKNHQGNIQVRSSLGQGTCVDIILPIFPKDTSKETKDTPKETPKPKEVEAKVIRPARAATRKPLVLCMDDDAMILEITEIILTRLGYEPVLAKSGEEAVQKYQACLVEGKIIGKVILDLEVKHGMGGEETMEKLLALNPGIKGIVSSGYSNDAVMENHALFGFSAALSKPFSITALKQALEDL, encoded by the coding sequence ATGAGCGATAAACCTAGTTACGAAATGCTTGAACAACAGATCAAACAGCTGGAGCGCTCCGTCCAGGGCGCCCGCCGGGCAGAATTGATCAATAGAACGTTGTTTTATATTGCATCCGATTTAAATTCTTGTGATTCCCTTGCGGATCTGTATGCCTCCATATACAAACGGGTATCAGATCTTATGGATATCTCCAATTTTTTTATCGCAATTTATCACAGAGATCAAAAATCTATACAATATGTATTTCGAAGGGACCAGCAGTCAGACTTATCTCCTGAATGGATATACAATTTTTCTGAAAAGCCGTCGTTGACCGGTGATGTTATTATAAATAAAGCGCCGTTACTTCTGGATGAGCAGCAACTGATGGATCTTGAGGCCAAAGGCCGGGTGATCGGCCGTCTGCCTAAAAACTGGCTGGGGATTCCGTTGATGGTCAAGGATGAAGTGATCGGCGTGATGGCAGTAAAAAGTTATACCAATGCCGTCAAATACAATCAATCGCATGTGGAATTGCTAAGTTTTGTTTCGGACACCATTGCCACGGCCATTAAAAAAAAGCAGGCGGAGAATGAACTCAGCAAGGCCAAAGAACGCCTGGTCCGCAGCCAGAAGCTTGAAGCCATCGCCACCTTGGCCGGCGGAATTGCCCATGATTTTAATAACACCCTTTCCGTTACGCTCGGCAATATTAATTTAGCCCAGATGGCGGCGGCAAGTGGAGCCATAAGGGGATATCTGGATGACGCAGAACAATCGGTCCTTCAGGCAAAAAATTTGGCGGCTAAATTTGTAATTTTTTCAAGCAGCAGTACCGTGGGTATTAAAACCCACATTGATTTGACAGGATTTATTAACGCCACCCTTGACCAACTGAAACAGGAAAAAAATATTGTGTCCCTGCTTGAGGTCTCTGATCTGCCTCCTGTTATTGAAGCAGACCGTGAAGCCCTCAATGAGGCGCTTAAAAATGTTGTTATCAATGCATCAGAAGCTATGGACAATAAGCATCCGGTGAAGGTAACGGCCCAGCTTTATGGCAAAAGAAAAGGCATGATTGTCATCTCTGTTACGGACCAGGGCAGAGGGATCAAGTCGGATGATTTAGAAAAAATTTTTAATCCCTATTTCTCCACCAAACCCAAAGGAGGGAATCGGGGAACCGGACTGGGGCTCTCCATCGCCTGGGCCATTGTGAAAAATCACCAGGGCAATATTCAGGTTCGATCGTCCTTGGGCCAGGGTACTTGCGTGGATATCATTTTGCCCATTTTTCCAAAAGATACATCCAAAGAGACCAAGGATACCCCCAAAGAGACACCTAAGCCCAAGGAGGTGGAAGCCAAGGTCATAAGACCTGCCAGGGCAGCGACCCGAAAACCCCTTGTCCTGTGTATGGATGACGATGCCATGATTTTGGAAATTACCGAAATTATTCTTACCCGGCTGGGTTACGAGCCTGTCCTTGCCAAGTCCGGCGAAGAAGCAGTGCAAAAATATCAGGCTTGTCTTGTGGAAGGTAAAATTATCGGTAAGGTGATTCTTGACCTTGAAGTGAAGCATGGTATGGGAGGTGAAGAGACCATGGAAAAACTGCTTGCACTGAACCCTGGGATCAAGGGCATTGTCTCTTCGGGCTATTCCAATGATGCGGTCATGGAAAACCATGCGTTGTTCGGATTTTCTGCAGCTTTGTCCAAGCCGTTCTCTATCACGGCGCTGAAACAGGCCCTTGAAGATTTGTAA
- the hisD gene encoding histidinol dehydrogenase encodes MKIFNYPSPEAEKRVQDTIDRGLGFSKEDQDNVQAFLDDVKKRGDEALIEYTNKFDSPAVTLDTFKVTEQEFEDALEQMTPQFLKALDRAVEQLTAFHSRQRENSWMDTPRNGVMVGQMVRPVAAAGIYAPGAKGGKTPLVSSVLMGGIPAKVAGVKSISLMTPPMADGKINPHLLAAARAVGIDSVFKAGSAWAIGALAYGTAQVPKVDVIVGPGNIYVTLAKKIVSGTVGIDMIAGPSEILIIADKTADPECIAADLLSQAEHDMLASAILVTDSQDLAQKVAAAIGPQLDALSRKEIAEPAINDFGAILVVPNIDTAIDLSNRLAPEHLEVIVESPFDYIDRIQNAGALFLGPNTPEPMGDYIAGPNHVLPTAGTARFSSALSVSHFTKKTSLIHYSKAAFEKEADDVITLARTEGLDAHANSVKIRRK; translated from the coding sequence ATGAAAATATTTAATTATCCCTCCCCGGAAGCGGAAAAAAGGGTTCAGGATACCATAGACAGAGGGTTAGGATTTTCCAAGGAAGATCAGGACAATGTCCAGGCATTTTTAGATGATGTTAAAAAAAGAGGGGATGAGGCCCTCATCGAATACACCAACAAATTCGACTCCCCGGCTGTTACCCTGGATACGTTCAAAGTGACGGAGCAGGAGTTTGAAGATGCCCTGGAACAAATGACCCCGCAGTTTTTAAAGGCCCTTGACCGGGCCGTTGAACAGCTGACCGCCTTTCACAGCCGCCAGAGGGAGAATTCATGGATGGATACCCCCAGAAACGGGGTGATGGTCGGTCAAATGGTCCGACCGGTGGCAGCGGCAGGCATCTATGCCCCCGGTGCCAAGGGCGGTAAAACCCCCCTGGTCTCATCTGTGCTCATGGGCGGAATTCCGGCCAAGGTGGCAGGTGTAAAATCAATATCTTTGATGACGCCGCCCATGGCTGACGGAAAAATCAATCCCCATCTTCTTGCGGCAGCCCGGGCCGTGGGCATTGATTCTGTGTTCAAAGCCGGTTCTGCCTGGGCTATTGGGGCACTGGCTTACGGAACGGCCCAGGTGCCCAAGGTTGATGTGATTGTGGGGCCGGGAAATATTTATGTCACCCTTGCCAAAAAAATTGTCTCCGGAACCGTTGGCATTGATATGATTGCAGGCCCCAGTGAAATTCTGATCATTGCAGATAAAACCGCAGATCCTGAATGTATTGCCGCAGACCTGCTTTCCCAGGCAGAGCATGATATGCTGGCATCGGCGATACTGGTGACCGATTCCCAGGATCTGGCGCAAAAGGTCGCGGCTGCAATCGGCCCCCAGCTTGATGCCCTGTCCCGCAAGGAGATTGCCGAACCGGCCATCAATGATTTCGGTGCCATTTTAGTGGTACCGAACATTGATACGGCCATTGATCTGTCTAACCGCCTAGCACCTGAACACCTTGAAGTTATCGTGGAATCGCCGTTTGACTATATTGACAGGATTCAAAATGCAGGCGCTTTGTTTCTGGGACCGAACACGCCCGAACCCATGGGCGACTATATTGCAGGCCCCAACCATGTGCTGCCCACAGCAGGTACGGCCCGGTTTTCATCGGCCTTGAGCGTCTCTCATTTCACCAAGAAAACCAGTTTGATCCATTATTCAAAAGCCGCCTTTGAAAAAGAAGCAGATGATGTGATTACCCTGGCACGGACCGAAGGCCTGGATGCCCATGCCAATTCAGTAAAAATACGACGGAAGTAA